One stretch of Variovorax sp. TBS-050B DNA includes these proteins:
- a CDS encoding benzoate/H(+) symporter BenE family transporter, with product MSFFKDLSLSAFTAGFVAVLVGFTSSVAIVFQAAQAFGATPEVAASWMWALGIGMGLASALPSLWWKKPVMIAWSTPGAAVLAVAGVGHGMGEAVGAFIVCALLIVLAGATGWFERVMNRIPMAIASALLAGVLARFGLAAFTAAQTALPLVLLMLGTYLLGKRMLPRYAVPLTLLVAIVFVAARGELAWSRVHFTLTWPVFTMPVFSWQAVVSLALPLFVVTMASQNLPGVAAIRAAGYGELPVSRLITLSGLATLVLAPFGAFALNLSAITAAICMGREAHEDPARRYTAAVSCGAIYVVIGLFGAAVTGLLTAFPKELVAAIAGLALLGTIGSGLAAAVREESHREAALITFLVTLSGVTLLGVGSAFWGVVAGAVALAVQRLGRRPAKASAGKDFAASGNIAPDTSSSNMAASPGARKTP from the coding sequence ATGTCGTTTTTCAAGGACCTCAGCCTCTCGGCCTTCACCGCGGGCTTCGTCGCGGTGCTCGTGGGCTTCACGAGCTCGGTGGCGATCGTGTTCCAGGCCGCGCAGGCCTTCGGCGCCACGCCGGAGGTCGCGGCCTCGTGGATGTGGGCGCTGGGCATTGGCATGGGCCTGGCTTCGGCGCTGCCCTCGCTGTGGTGGAAGAAGCCCGTGATGATCGCCTGGAGCACGCCGGGCGCGGCGGTGCTCGCGGTGGCCGGCGTGGGCCACGGCATGGGCGAGGCGGTGGGCGCCTTCATCGTCTGCGCGTTGCTGATCGTGCTGGCGGGCGCCACGGGCTGGTTCGAGCGCGTGATGAACCGCATCCCGATGGCGATCGCTTCGGCGCTGCTCGCGGGCGTGCTCGCGCGCTTCGGCCTCGCGGCCTTCACCGCCGCGCAGACCGCGCTGCCGCTGGTGTTGCTGATGCTCGGCACCTACCTGCTCGGAAAGCGCATGCTGCCGCGCTATGCGGTGCCGCTGACGCTGCTGGTGGCGATCGTCTTCGTGGCGGCGCGTGGCGAGCTGGCGTGGTCGCGGGTGCATTTCACGCTCACCTGGCCGGTGTTCACGATGCCGGTCTTCAGCTGGCAGGCGGTCGTCAGTCTCGCGCTGCCGCTCTTCGTGGTCACCATGGCCTCGCAGAACCTGCCGGGCGTGGCGGCGATCCGCGCCGCGGGCTACGGCGAGCTGCCGGTCAGCCGGCTCATCACGCTCAGCGGGCTCGCCACGCTGGTGCTCGCGCCCTTCGGCGCCTTTGCGCTGAACCTGAGCGCGATCACCGCGGCCATCTGCATGGGCCGCGAAGCGCACGAAGACCCGGCGCGGCGCTACACCGCGGCCGTGAGCTGCGGCGCGATCTACGTGGTGATCGGCCTCTTCGGCGCGGCGGTCACGGGGCTACTCACCGCCTTTCCCAAGGAGCTGGTCGCGGCCATCGCGGGCCTGGCGCTGCTCGGCACCATCGGCAGCGGGCTCGCGGCCGCGGTGCGCGAGGAATCGCACCGCGAGGCGGCGCTGATCACCTTCCTGGTCACGCTCTCGGGCGTCACGCTGCTCGGCGTGGGGTCGGCCTTCTGGGGCGTGGTGGCCGGCGCCGTGGCGCTCGCGGTGCAGCGGCTGGGACGCCGCCCCGCAAAGGCCTCCGCCGGCAAGGACTTCGCCGCTTCCGGCAACATCGCCCCGGACACCAGCAGCAGCAACATGGCGGCCTCCCCGGGCGCCCGAAAGACTCCCTGA
- the gshB gene encoding glutathione synthase — MKNILFVADPLDHFKIYKDTTFSMMREAQRRGWRIAACLPQDMQWVSGGRVTATVQQITLTGDSKAWYREDIRESKALADFDAVLMRKDPPFDAEYIYATHLLEQAEREGARVVNKPRALRDHPEKLAIMEFPQFTTPTLVTRSAQAVRDFHAEHGDIILKPLDGMGGMGIFRVRQDALNLGSIVETLNKNGAETIMVQRFVPEIVQGDKRILIIAGEPAPFVLARIPQGSEVRGNLAAGGKGVAQPLTPRNREIAEQIGRVLAPRGLLLIGLDVIGDSVTEINVTSPTCFQEITEQTGFDVPKMFVDALEAHLAAAR, encoded by the coding sequence ATGAAAAACATCCTCTTCGTGGCCGATCCGCTCGACCACTTCAAGATCTACAAGGACACCACCTTCTCGATGATGCGCGAGGCGCAGCGCCGCGGCTGGCGCATCGCGGCCTGCCTGCCGCAGGACATGCAGTGGGTCTCGGGCGGCCGGGTCACGGCCACGGTGCAGCAGATCACGCTCACCGGCGACAGCAAGGCGTGGTACCGCGAGGACATCCGCGAATCGAAAGCGCTGGCCGACTTTGACGCGGTGCTGATGCGCAAGGACCCGCCCTTCGACGCCGAGTACATCTACGCCACGCACCTGCTCGAGCAGGCCGAGCGCGAGGGCGCGCGCGTGGTCAACAAGCCGCGCGCGCTGCGCGACCATCCCGAGAAGCTCGCGATCATGGAGTTTCCGCAGTTCACCACGCCCACGCTGGTCACCCGCAGCGCGCAGGCGGTGCGCGACTTCCATGCCGAGCACGGCGACATCATCCTCAAGCCGCTCGACGGCATGGGCGGCATGGGCATCTTCCGCGTCAGGCAGGATGCGCTGAACCTCGGCTCCATCGTCGAGACGCTCAACAAGAACGGCGCCGAGACGATCATGGTGCAGCGCTTCGTGCCCGAGATCGTGCAGGGCGACAAGCGCATCCTCATCATCGCCGGCGAGCCCGCGCCCTTCGTGCTCGCGCGCATCCCGCAGGGCAGCGAGGTGCGCGGCAACCTCGCCGCCGGCGGCAAGGGCGTGGCGCAGCCGCTCACGCCGCGCAACCGAGAGATCGCCGAGCAGATCGGCCGCGTGCTCGCGCCGCGCGGGCTGCTGCTGATCGGGCTCGACGTGATCGGCGACTCGGTGACCGAGATCAACGTGACCAGCCCGACCTGCTTCCAGGAGATCACCGAACAGACCGGCTTCGACGTGCCGAAGATGTTCGTCGATGCGCTCGAGGCGCACCTGGCCGCGGCGCGCTGA
- a CDS encoding PepSY-associated TM helix domain-containing protein gives MRAFWTAVHRFAGLAVALFLIVSGLTGAVISWDHEIDGWLNSELYDTTARGPFKDPFDLAAAVEADDPRARVAYMPLGFEEGHAAGYFVQPRTDPATGKPYRLGYNRVYVDPVTAEIRGRRDSTAISLRPETLMPFLRKLHYTLHVPAVWGTDRLGHWIMGTVALVWLLDSFVALYLTTPRRQRAAAHPAHRPAGQWWQRWKPAWGVRWAAGGYKLNFDLHRAGGLWLWALIILIAFTSFSLNLYKEVFHPMLSLVSKTTPGPSTLMPLAPLGTRIEPAIGFRQIVAEAEAEARRRGWDTPLGGVFYNQRAGFYNVSFFDHATHDSSDGMGLSNLYLDGRDGRLIGSNRPWQGTAADVFAQLQLPLHGGRILGLPGRILMSLMGLAVAGLSITGIVIWWRKRRARLLQARRQRETELQALGVLAPR, from the coding sequence ATGCGGGCCTTCTGGACGGCCGTGCACCGCTTCGCGGGGCTTGCGGTCGCACTGTTCCTCATCGTCTCGGGGCTCACGGGCGCGGTCATCTCGTGGGACCACGAGATCGACGGCTGGCTCAACAGCGAGCTCTACGACACCACCGCGCGCGGCCCCTTCAAGGATCCGTTCGACCTGGCCGCCGCGGTGGAGGCCGACGATCCGCGCGCGCGGGTCGCCTACATGCCGCTCGGCTTCGAGGAAGGCCATGCGGCCGGCTACTTCGTGCAGCCGCGCACCGATCCCGCCACGGGCAAGCCCTACCGGCTCGGCTACAACCGCGTGTACGTCGATCCGGTGACGGCCGAGATCCGCGGCCGGCGCGACTCGACCGCGATCTCGCTCAGGCCCGAGACGCTGATGCCCTTCCTGCGCAAGCTGCACTACACGCTGCATGTCCCCGCGGTCTGGGGCACCGACCGGCTCGGCCACTGGATCATGGGCACGGTGGCGCTGGTGTGGCTGCTCGACAGCTTCGTCGCGCTCTACCTCACCACGCCGCGGCGCCAGCGCGCCGCGGCGCATCCGGCGCACCGCCCGGCAGGCCAGTGGTGGCAGCGCTGGAAGCCGGCCTGGGGCGTGCGCTGGGCCGCCGGCGGCTACAAGCTCAACTTCGACCTGCACCGCGCGGGCGGGCTCTGGCTGTGGGCGCTGATCATCCTCATCGCCTTCACCTCGTTCTCGCTGAACCTCTACAAGGAGGTGTTCCATCCGATGCTGTCGCTGGTATCGAAGACCACGCCGGGCCCCTCGACGCTGATGCCGCTCGCGCCGCTGGGCACGCGCATCGAGCCCGCGATCGGCTTCCGGCAGATCGTGGCCGAGGCCGAAGCCGAGGCGCGCCGCCGCGGCTGGGACACGCCGCTCGGCGGCGTGTTCTACAACCAGCGCGCCGGCTTCTACAACGTCTCGTTCTTCGACCATGCCACGCACGACAGCAGCGACGGCATGGGCCTGTCGAACCTCTACCTCGACGGCCGCGACGGCCGCCTGATCGGCAGCAACCGCCCCTGGCAAGGCACCGCGGCCGACGTGTTCGCGCAACTGCAGCTGCCGCTGCACGGCGGCCGCATCCTCGGCCTGCCGGGGCGCATCCTGATGTCGCTGATGGGGCTGGCGGTCGCGGGGCTGTCGATCACGGGCATCGTGATCTGGTGGCGCAAGCGGCGCGCGCGGCTCCTGCAGGCGCGGCGGCAGCGCGAGACCGAGCTGCAGGCGCTCGGCGTGCTCGCGCCGCGCTGA
- a CDS encoding TonB-dependent siderophore receptor — MPASSLFPRASLRPTVTAAALLVLHALAAAQTATPSAAAPAQPVGTLNTISVEASADASAEGLSKPFAGGQVARGGRVGILGNQDMMATPFSSTNYTNELIQDQQAKSVADVLQNDPSVRQARGFGNFQELYLVRGFPVYSDDVAYNGLYGMLPRQYIASEFFERVEVFRGANTFLNGAAPGGSGIGGAINLLPKRAPNEPLTRVGFGVQTGGQGYVNLDLARRFGPDDSLGVRVNGVRREGGTGVFKESQQLSAFGVGLDWRNRNVRLSADFGYQDYDLKDGRPSLTPSSTLPIPRAPDAGSNFAQPWTYSKEKDKFATFRGEVDITDNITAWAAGGVRRSDEDNVLSNPTLSDAFGNTSNTRFSNTRRDRIGTAEIGVRGNFTTGPVKHTVVASAATYSNDRDNAYAISRGTLRNNIYAPFASPYPVANNFTGNTLEDPRLTDKIETSSIAVADTMAFLDDRLLVTLGARRQTIKQTSFAYNTIKETSAYDKSRTTPVAGVVFRITPTVSAYANYIEALVKGNVAPGTVNGRPVTNAGEVFAPYQAKQKEIGVKYDGGTLGASAAFFTTDQPTYYYQGQTYGLYGKQRNQGLEFSVFGQPAKGLRLLGGLTLLDAKQKSTQGGATDGRTAIGVAKQQANIGAEWDVPGVRNLSLNARLLYTSKQYANAANTQEIPGWTRFDLGARYLVDLGNGRALTLRARIDNLFNKSYWASVGGTQGSNYLVLGAPRTFSVSGTIDF; from the coding sequence ATGCCTGCCTCCTCCCTCTTCCCGCGCGCCAGCCTCCGTCCCACCGTCACCGCCGCCGCGCTGCTCGTGCTGCACGCACTGGCCGCCGCCCAGACCGCCACTCCGTCCGCCGCCGCGCCCGCGCAGCCGGTCGGCACGCTCAACACCATCAGCGTGGAGGCCAGCGCCGACGCCTCGGCCGAAGGCCTGAGCAAGCCCTTCGCCGGCGGCCAGGTGGCGCGCGGCGGCCGCGTCGGCATCCTGGGCAACCAGGACATGATGGCCACGCCGTTCTCGAGCACCAACTACACCAACGAGCTGATCCAGGACCAGCAGGCCAAGAGCGTGGCCGACGTGCTGCAGAACGACCCGTCGGTGCGCCAGGCGCGCGGCTTCGGCAACTTCCAGGAGCTGTACCTGGTGCGCGGCTTCCCGGTGTACTCGGACGACGTCGCCTACAACGGCCTCTACGGCATGCTGCCGCGCCAGTACATCGCCTCGGAGTTCTTCGAGCGCGTGGAAGTGTTCCGCGGCGCCAACACCTTCCTCAACGGCGCCGCGCCCGGCGGCAGCGGCATCGGCGGCGCGATCAACCTGCTGCCCAAGCGCGCGCCCAACGAGCCGCTCACGCGCGTGGGCTTCGGCGTGCAGACCGGCGGCCAGGGCTACGTGAACCTCGACCTCGCGCGCCGCTTCGGGCCCGACGACAGCCTGGGCGTGCGCGTCAACGGTGTGCGGCGCGAGGGCGGCACCGGCGTGTTCAAGGAAAGCCAGCAGCTCAGCGCCTTCGGCGTGGGCCTCGACTGGCGCAACCGCAACGTGCGGCTGTCGGCCGACTTCGGCTACCAGGACTACGACCTGAAGGACGGCCGCCCGAGCCTCACGCCGTCGTCGACCCTGCCGATCCCGCGCGCGCCCGACGCCGGAAGCAACTTCGCCCAGCCCTGGACCTACTCGAAGGAAAAGGACAAGTTCGCCACCTTCCGCGGCGAGGTCGACATCACCGACAACATCACGGCCTGGGCCGCCGGCGGCGTGCGCCGCAGCGACGAGGACAACGTGCTGTCGAACCCGACCTTGAGCGACGCCTTCGGCAACACCAGCAACACGCGCTTCAGCAACACCCGCAGGGACCGCATCGGCACCGCCGAGATCGGCGTGCGCGGCAACTTCACGACCGGCCCGGTGAAGCACACGGTGGTGGCCTCGGCCGCGACCTACAGCAACGATCGCGACAACGCCTACGCGATCTCGCGCGGCACGCTGCGCAACAACATCTACGCGCCGTTCGCGTCGCCGTACCCGGTGGCCAACAACTTCACCGGCAACACGCTCGAAGACCCGCGCCTGACCGACAAGATCGAGACCTCGAGCATCGCGGTCGCCGACACCATGGCCTTCCTCGACGACCGCCTGCTGGTCACGCTCGGCGCGCGGCGCCAGACCATCAAGCAGACCAGCTTCGCCTACAACACGATCAAGGAAACGAGCGCCTACGACAAGAGCAGGACCACGCCGGTGGCCGGCGTCGTGTTCAGGATCACGCCGACGGTGTCGGCCTACGCCAACTACATCGAAGCCCTGGTCAAGGGCAACGTGGCGCCCGGCACGGTGAACGGCCGTCCGGTCACCAACGCCGGCGAGGTGTTCGCGCCCTACCAGGCCAAGCAGAAGGAGATCGGCGTCAAGTACGACGGCGGCACGCTGGGCGCGAGCGCCGCGTTCTTCACCACCGACCAGCCGACCTACTACTACCAGGGCCAGACCTACGGCCTCTACGGCAAGCAGCGCAACCAGGGGCTGGAGTTCTCGGTCTTCGGCCAGCCGGCCAAGGGACTGCGGCTGCTCGGCGGCCTGACGCTGCTCGATGCCAAGCAGAAGAGCACGCAGGGCGGCGCGACCGACGGCCGCACCGCCATCGGCGTGGCCAAGCAGCAGGCCAACATCGGAGCGGAGTGGGACGTGCCGGGCGTGCGCAACCTGTCGCTCAACGCGCGCCTGCTCTACACCTCCAAGCAGTACGCCAACGCCGCCAACACGCAGGAGATCCCGGGCTGGACGCGCTTCGACCTCGGCGCTCGCTACCTGGTCGACCTCGGCAACGGCCGCGCCCTCACGCTGCGCGCGCGCATCGACAATCTGTTCAACAAGTCGTACTGGGCGTCGGTGGGCGGCACGCAGGGCTCGAACTACCTCGTTCTCGGCGCGCCGCGCACCTTCTCGGTGAGCGGCACCATCGACTTCTGA
- a CDS encoding class II glutamine amidotransferase: protein MCQLLGMNCNTPTDVTFSFTGFAQRGGRTDHHADGWGIAFFEDRGLRHFVDHLPACDSPVAELIRRYPIQSRNVIAHIRKATQGAINLQNCHPFVRELWGRYWVFAHNGDLKDFRPRLHGNFHPVGNTDSEHAFCWLMQELAKSHAGVPSIDELTLTLRELAPQLARHGTFNFMLSNGQALWAHASTHLWYVERRHPFVTAQLADEDLAIDFAQHTTPNDRVAVVVTAPLTRNEQWTPFAPGELHVFVDGQRLAAN, encoded by the coding sequence ATGTGCCAACTGCTAGGGATGAACTGCAACACGCCGACCGACGTGACCTTCAGCTTCACGGGCTTCGCGCAGCGCGGCGGCCGCACCGACCACCATGCCGACGGCTGGGGCATCGCCTTCTTCGAGGACCGCGGCCTGCGCCACTTCGTCGACCACCTGCCGGCCTGCGACTCGCCCGTGGCCGAGCTGATCCGGCGCTACCCGATCCAGAGCCGCAACGTCATCGCCCACATCCGCAAGGCCACTCAGGGCGCCATCAACCTGCAGAACTGCCATCCCTTCGTGCGCGAGCTCTGGGGCCGCTACTGGGTGTTCGCGCACAACGGCGACCTGAAGGACTTCCGCCCGCGGCTGCACGGCAACTTCCATCCCGTGGGCAACACCGACAGCGAGCACGCCTTCTGCTGGCTGATGCAGGAACTCGCCAAGTCGCATGCGGGCGTGCCGAGCATCGACGAGCTCACGCTCACGCTGCGCGAACTCGCGCCGCAGCTCGCGCGCCACGGCACCTTCAACTTCATGCTGTCGAACGGGCAGGCGCTCTGGGCCCATGCCTCGACCCACCTCTGGTACGTGGAGCGGCGCCATCCCTTCGTGACCGCGCAGCTCGCCGACGAGGACCTGGCGATCGACTTCGCGCAGCACACCACGCCCAACGACCGGGTGGCGGTGGTGGTGACCGCGCCGCTCACGCGCAACGAGCAGTGGACGCCCTTCGCGCCCGGCGAACTCCACGTCTTCGTCGACGGCCAGCGCCTCGCTGCGAACTGA
- a CDS encoding ABC transporter substrate-binding protein has protein sequence MQRRSFLAASAAAVAGFGHLSSSLAAEGGVSDTEIVLGHTGILSGPLGAPIKVVMAGAGLAFDALNAQGGVAGRKLRLVSLDDELSPEKAVANYEKLLAEHRAFAFFGCVGSGTTAAAAKVLAQSGAPLMAGYAVSDTAREKVAGAGYFVRATFAREAQALVQHLTTIGVSRIASACLDNPGGAEVARLVEAALSSHQLKPVAAVMVKGDGSTNAAMGKALADSKAQAVIMYLGGGIGGEVMKSAWDAGGRQMFYGMSIVPGDVTAKLVGDKTSGLAISQVVPYPWSEVDPVARDYRQLAERAKVDVGYLSYEGYVNALVAIEALRRTGRDLTRAKLHATLRTMKLRLAGMEVDFTGASNTGSRFIEMVRVTKEGRFLR, from the coding sequence ATGCAGCGCAGAAGCTTCCTCGCCGCCTCGGCCGCGGCCGTGGCCGGGTTCGGCCATCTTTCCTCGTCGCTCGCCGCGGAAGGCGGCGTCTCCGACACCGAAATCGTCCTTGGCCACACCGGCATCCTGAGCGGCCCGCTGGGCGCACCGATCAAGGTGGTGATGGCCGGCGCGGGCCTGGCCTTCGACGCGCTCAATGCGCAGGGCGGCGTCGCGGGCCGCAAGCTGCGGCTGGTCTCGCTCGACGACGAGCTCTCGCCCGAGAAGGCGGTCGCCAACTACGAGAAGCTGCTCGCGGAGCACCGCGCCTTCGCCTTCTTCGGCTGCGTCGGCTCGGGCACGACGGCGGCGGCGGCCAAGGTGCTGGCGCAGAGCGGCGCGCCGCTGATGGCGGGCTACGCGGTCTCCGACACAGCGCGCGAGAAGGTCGCCGGCGCGGGCTACTTCGTGCGCGCCACCTTCGCGCGCGAGGCGCAGGCGCTGGTGCAGCATCTGACCACCATCGGCGTCTCGCGCATCGCCTCGGCCTGCCTCGACAACCCCGGCGGCGCCGAGGTCGCGCGGCTCGTCGAGGCCGCGCTCTCGTCGCACCAGCTCAAGCCGGTGGCGGCGGTGATGGTGAAGGGCGACGGCTCGACCAACGCCGCCATGGGCAAGGCGCTGGCCGACAGCAAGGCGCAGGCGGTGATCATGTACCTGGGCGGCGGCATCGGCGGCGAGGTGATGAAGAGCGCCTGGGATGCGGGCGGGCGCCAGATGTTCTACGGCATGTCGATCGTGCCCGGCGACGTGACGGCGAAGCTCGTCGGCGACAAGACCAGCGGCCTCGCGATCTCCCAGGTGGTGCCCTACCCCTGGAGCGAGGTCGACCCGGTGGCGCGCGACTACCGCCAGCTCGCCGAGCGCGCCAAGGTCGACGTCGGCTACCTGAGCTACGAAGGCTACGTGAACGCGCTGGTCGCCATCGAGGCGCTGCGCCGCACCGGCCGCGATCTCACGCGCGCGAAGCTGCATGCGACGCTCAGGACGATGAAGCTGCGCCTGGCCGGCATGGAGGTCGACTTCACCGGCGCGAGCAACACCGGCTCGCGCTTCATCGAGATGGTGCGGGTGACGAAAGAAGGCCGCTTCCTGCGGTGA
- a CDS encoding MFS transporter — protein sequence MTTTPNPDQTSPPAPPSIGTLRERYGARYRWYLLLSVMVGVMASIMSSTIVNVAIPGMSHHFALGQERAQWVSSGFMVAMTVSMLTTPWLLSRYGYRRTYVGTMVLLLAGGIVGGLANDFSLVLLARVAEGLAAGVVQPIPAIIILRAFEPHEQGRASGIFGMGVVLAPAIGPSIGGVLVDLFGWRSIFFMVVPFCLASLWLAYKFVPTTAPGGVAAARGSGLDWRGLALGTVGTLCLLNGLVALRGDSPLEAAVLLAGAAAAFAAFVWWQRRHAASGGAPLMNLGLFQYRQFAMGSIVAFIYGTALFGSTYLLPVYMQVGLHLSASHVGTILLPAGIVLAVTIAGVGRLADRQPTWLLVSVGLALLAASFALMMVLRLDSALWLLVAFAIIGRIGLGFILPSLNLGSMRPLAKPLIPQGASAINFLRMLGGAAGVSLCAIVLEWRLAAHGDSLANPASSPARLAAFDEVFAMLAGLCALAICAAWQLRERPVEPERKSG from the coding sequence ATGACCACCACGCCCAACCCCGACCAGACCTCGCCGCCCGCCCCGCCTTCCATCGGCACCCTGCGCGAACGCTACGGTGCGCGCTACCGCTGGTACCTGCTGCTGTCGGTGATGGTGGGCGTGATGGCCTCGATCATGTCCTCGACCATCGTCAACGTGGCGATCCCGGGCATGAGCCACCACTTCGCGCTCGGCCAGGAGCGCGCGCAATGGGTGAGCTCGGGCTTCATGGTGGCGATGACGGTGTCGATGCTGACCACCCCGTGGCTGCTGTCGCGCTACGGCTACCGCCGCACCTACGTGGGCACGATGGTGCTGCTGCTCGCGGGCGGCATCGTGGGCGGGCTGGCCAACGATTTCTCGCTGGTGCTGCTCGCGCGCGTGGCCGAGGGGCTGGCGGCCGGCGTGGTGCAGCCGATCCCGGCCATCATCATCCTGCGCGCCTTCGAGCCGCACGAGCAGGGCCGCGCGAGCGGCATCTTCGGCATGGGCGTGGTGCTCGCGCCGGCCATCGGCCCGAGCATCGGCGGCGTGCTGGTCGACCTGTTCGGCTGGCGCTCGATCTTCTTCATGGTGGTGCCGTTCTGCCTCGCCTCGCTCTGGCTGGCCTACAAGTTCGTGCCGACCACCGCGCCCGGCGGCGTGGCGGCCGCGCGCGGCAGCGGCCTCGACTGGCGCGGGCTCGCGCTCGGCACCGTGGGCACGCTGTGCCTGCTGAACGGGCTGGTGGCGCTGCGCGGCGACTCGCCCCTCGAAGCGGCCGTGCTGCTCGCAGGCGCGGCGGCGGCCTTCGCGGCCTTCGTGTGGTGGCAGCGCCGCCATGCCGCATCGGGCGGCGCACCGCTGATGAACCTCGGCCTGTTCCAGTACCGGCAGTTCGCCATGGGCAGCATCGTCGCCTTCATCTACGGCACGGCGCTGTTCGGCTCGACCTACCTGCTGCCGGTGTACATGCAGGTCGGGCTGCACCTGTCGGCCTCGCACGTGGGCACCATCCTGCTGCCAGCGGGCATCGTGCTGGCCGTGACCATCGCGGGCGTGGGCCGGCTGGCCGACCGGCAGCCGACCTGGCTGCTGGTGAGCGTGGGCCTCGCGCTGCTCGCGGCCTCGTTCGCGCTGATGATGGTGCTGCGGCTCGACAGCGCACTGTGGCTGCTGGTGGCGTTCGCGATCATCGGGCGCATCGGGCTCGGCTTCATCCTGCCGTCGCTCAACCTCGGCTCGATGCGGCCGCTCGCCAAGCCGCTGATTCCGCAGGGCGCGAGCGCGATCAACTTCCTGCGCATGCTGGGCGGCGCGGCCGGCGTGAGCCTGTGCGCGATCGTACTCGAATGGCGGCTGGCCGCGCATGGCGATTCGCTCGCCAACCCCGCGAGCAGCCCGGCGCGGCTCGCGGCCTTCGACGAGGTGTTCGCAATGCTGGCCGGGCTCTGCGCACTCGCGATCTGCGCGGCATGGCAATTGCGCGAGAGGCCGGTGGAGCCCGAGCGCAAGAGCGGGTAA
- a CDS encoding putative zinc-binding metallopeptidase has protein sequence MDPAQEDRAGAPGAAAAPPSLATEMAAPTVSRAYRCQCGRPVFLRNSQCLACRTPLGYVTDRLGVMPLALVPREAAGDGAGEAEAESEAAAAAPDLFTVFGDPDGRTYQRCANFLTAASCNWMVPVPREGVDDPAFNTEGLAPGYCLACSVTRTIPDLSIEGNGELWRKLEHAKRRLISQLLALGLPVVSRHADPAHGLVFDFLSNTPGGPHVMTGHEHGVITLNAEEAEDAVRERIRAEMHEPYRTLLGHFRHEIGHYYWDLLVQPTPWLEDFRALFGDERADYGAALQRHYDQGPPPDWATRFVSSYASMHPWEDWAETWAHYLHMADTTDTAMSFGVDASNVELASDLFTMEDLWRPEHPGAERFLEFLNGWVLLTNVLNELSRSMGQPDGYPFVLPRVAVGKLQFIHCVITEERERAAAPVAPRGDPQPPEAAPPACPPAPAQS, from the coding sequence ATGGATCCTGCCCAAGAAGATCGCGCCGGCGCACCCGGTGCCGCGGCCGCGCCGCCGAGCCTCGCCACCGAGATGGCCGCGCCGACGGTCAGCCGCGCCTACCGCTGCCAGTGCGGCCGGCCGGTGTTCCTGCGCAACAGCCAGTGCCTGGCCTGCCGCACGCCGCTCGGCTACGTGACCGACCGCCTCGGCGTGATGCCGCTCGCGCTGGTGCCGCGCGAGGCCGCGGGGGACGGTGCCGGCGAGGCCGAGGCCGAGAGCGAAGCGGCCGCCGCCGCGCCCGACCTCTTCACGGTGTTCGGCGACCCGGACGGCCGCACCTACCAGCGCTGCGCGAACTTCCTGACCGCCGCGAGCTGCAACTGGATGGTGCCGGTGCCGCGCGAGGGCGTGGACGACCCCGCGTTCAACACCGAGGGGCTCGCGCCCGGCTACTGCCTGGCCTGCAGCGTCACGCGCACCATTCCCGATCTTTCGATCGAAGGCAACGGCGAACTCTGGCGCAAGCTCGAGCATGCGAAGCGCCGGCTCATCTCGCAACTGCTCGCGCTCGGACTGCCGGTGGTGAGCCGCCATGCCGATCCCGCGCACGGCCTGGTCTTCGATTTCCTGAGCAACACGCCGGGCGGGCCGCACGTGATGACCGGGCACGAGCACGGCGTGATCACGCTGAACGCGGAAGAGGCCGAGGACGCCGTGCGCGAGCGCATCCGCGCCGAGATGCACGAGCCCTACCGCACGCTGCTCGGACATTTCCGCCACGAGATCGGCCACTACTACTGGGACCTGCTGGTGCAGCCCACGCCGTGGCTGGAAGACTTTCGCGCGCTCTTCGGCGACGAGCGCGCCGACTACGGCGCCGCGCTGCAGCGCCACTACGACCAGGGGCCGCCGCCCGACTGGGCCACCCGCTTCGTGAGCAGCTACGCGAGCATGCATCCGTGGGAGGACTGGGCCGAGACCTGGGCCCACTACCTGCACATGGCCGACACCACCGACACCGCGATGAGCTTCGGCGTGGACGCGAGCAACGTCGAGCTCGCGAGCGACCTGTTCACGATGGAAGACCTCTGGCGGCCCGAGCATCCGGGTGCGGAGCGCTTCCTCGAGTTCCTCAACGGCTGGGTGCTGCTGACCAACGTGCTCAACGAACTCTCGCGCAGCATGGGGCAGCCCGACGGCTATCCCTTCGTGCTGCCGCGCGTGGCGGTGGGCAAGCTGCAGTTCATCCACTGCGTGATCACCGAAGAGCGCGAACGTGCGGCGGCGCCGGTGGCGCCGCGCGGCGATCCGCAGCCGCCCGAGGCCGCGCCGCCGGCCTGCCCGCCGGCGCCTGCTCAGTCCTGA
- a CDS encoding cysteine-rich CWC family protein, protein MPSTAAAPEAIDATRCPLCGAQNRCAVELARETGEAQPPCWCMSADFSHAPLSALPAASRGKACLCARCAAGAPPQD, encoded by the coding sequence ATGCCCTCGACGGCCGCCGCCCCCGAAGCGATCGACGCCACGCGCTGCCCGCTGTGCGGCGCGCAGAACCGCTGCGCCGTGGAACTGGCGCGGGAGACCGGCGAGGCGCAGCCGCCCTGCTGGTGCATGTCGGCCGATTTCTCGCACGCGCCGCTCTCGGCGTTGCCCGCGGCCTCGCGCGGCAAGGCCTGCCTCTGCGCCCGCTGCGCCGCGGGCGCGCCGCCTCAGGACTGA